The following proteins are co-located in the Nocardia bhagyanarayanae genome:
- a CDS encoding MbtH family protein: MSTNPFDDEDGRFFVLVNDEEQHSLWPAFAEVPAGWRVVFGEDSRAACVEYVEKNWTDMRPKSLRDAMAADDAARQGAQS, encoded by the coding sequence TTGAGCACCAACCCCTTCGATGACGAAGACGGCCGCTTCTTCGTCCTGGTCAACGACGAGGAACAGCATTCCCTGTGGCCCGCGTTCGCCGAGGTTCCGGCCGGATGGCGAGTCGTGTTCGGTGAGGACAGCCGCGCTGCCTGCGTCGAGTACGTCGAGAAGAACTGGACCGATATGCGTCCGAAGAGTCTGCGCGATGCGATGGCCGCCGACGACGCGGCCCGACAGGGCGCCCAGTCCTGA
- a CDS encoding HIT family protein, with protein MASVFSAIIAGQIPGRFVWQDDEFVAFLTIAPVTQGHTLVVPRKEIDHWQDIDAETFARLNGVAQQIGKAVRAAFDAPRAGLLIAGLEVPHLHVHVFPAYSLGDFDISGADPNPSPESLDEAQAKIKQALRDLGHGANVPD; from the coding sequence ATGGCTTCCGTCTTCAGTGCGATCATCGCAGGTCAGATCCCTGGTCGATTCGTATGGCAGGACGACGAATTCGTCGCCTTCCTGACCATCGCGCCGGTCACCCAGGGCCACACGCTGGTGGTGCCGCGCAAGGAAATCGACCACTGGCAGGACATCGACGCCGAGACCTTCGCGCGGCTCAACGGCGTCGCGCAGCAGATCGGCAAGGCGGTGCGCGCCGCGTTCGACGCGCCGCGCGCCGGTCTGCTCATCGCGGGCCTCGAGGTGCCGCACCTGCACGTGCACGTCTTCCCGGCCTACAGCCTCGGCGACTTCGACATCTCCGGCGCGGATCCCAACCCGTCGCCGGAGTCGCTGGACGAGGCGCAGGCCAAGATCAAGCAGGCGCTGCGGGATCTGGGGCACGGGGCCAACGTGCCCGACTGA
- a CDS encoding NADPH:quinone oxidoreductase family protein: MVMSIPATMRALQQSSLDGPKSLHLIPDAPVPTPGPGEVLIRVGAAGVNFVDISQSHGVFAGGPQPPYVAGIEAAGEVVALGEGVSGVELGTHVIGVTIMGGAFAEYAVLMAAGTVSLPPGWTDEQALGLVVSWPTALAALKPLGQLESGQTVLIHAAAGGTGQVAVKLAKHYGATVIAAASPDKHEVVKKLGADHLMDSRSSELVTEVLRLTDGAGVDLVLESVGGATFEASLAAAKRITGRVVVFGLADGEASITNWDLVYKHQVHLIGLNIGSLIQSAPHIFGQVMGEMFGLIASGVLGPGAPTARELSDGPQALQELEARTTVGKLALLPSPSLPA; encoded by the coding sequence ATGGTCATGAGCATTCCTGCAACGATGCGTGCCCTGCAGCAGTCGTCCCTGGACGGGCCCAAGAGTCTTCACCTGATACCTGATGCGCCGGTTCCGACTCCCGGCCCGGGCGAGGTGCTGATCCGGGTTGGCGCCGCGGGCGTCAACTTCGTCGACATCTCGCAGTCCCATGGCGTGTTCGCCGGTGGCCCACAACCTCCATACGTGGCGGGCATCGAGGCAGCCGGCGAGGTTGTCGCGCTCGGCGAAGGCGTATCCGGCGTCGAACTCGGTACCCACGTCATTGGCGTCACGATCATGGGAGGGGCATTCGCGGAGTACGCCGTGCTGATGGCGGCTGGGACAGTGTCGTTGCCACCAGGTTGGACCGACGAGCAGGCGTTGGGTCTGGTCGTGTCCTGGCCGACCGCCTTGGCCGCGCTGAAACCGCTGGGGCAGCTCGAATCGGGGCAGACGGTTCTGATCCACGCGGCCGCCGGAGGAACCGGTCAAGTAGCCGTGAAGCTCGCCAAGCACTACGGCGCGACGGTGATCGCCGCGGCGTCTCCCGACAAGCACGAGGTGGTCAAGAAGCTGGGCGCGGATCACCTCATGGACTCACGCAGCAGCGAACTTGTTACCGAGGTCCTTCGCCTGACCGACGGTGCGGGCGTCGACCTCGTGCTGGAGTCGGTCGGCGGCGCCACCTTCGAGGCGAGCCTGGCCGCCGCAAAGCGGATCACTGGCCGCGTCGTCGTGTTCGGCCTCGCCGACGGCGAGGCTTCGATCACCAACTGGGACCTCGTCTACAAGCACCAAGTCCACCTCATCGGGCTGAACATCGGGAGCCTGATCCAGTCCGCGCCGCACATCTTCGGCCAGGTGATGGGAGAGATGTTCGGCCTCATCGCGAGCGGGGTCCTCGGCCCAGGCGCTCCCACGGCCCGCGAATTGTCGGACGGCCCGCAAGCACTCCAGGAACTCGAGGCGCGGACCACAGTGGGAAAACTCGCGCTCCTGCCGTCACCATCGCTCCCGGCGTAG
- a CDS encoding alpha,alpha-trehalose-phosphate synthase (UDP-forming) produces the protein MDQMTEQPSDDSQHAPELPEPDLQESGAPLAVSIAPEGAGSGFVVVANRLPVDLEKLPDGSTRWKRSPGGLVTALEPVLRNNKGAWVGWAGVPDVEVEPIIEDGLELHPVPLSAQEVTDYYEGFSNGTLWPLYHDVIVRPTYDRRWWAAYVNVNRRFAEETAKVAAEGATVWVQDYQLQLVPKMLRMLRPDLTIGFFLHIPFPPVELFMQMPWRTEIIEGLLGADLIGFHLPGGAQNFLYLARRLAGQPTSRGTVGVRSKLGVVQVGFRTVRVGAFPISIASAELDEHSRRRSIRERAAKIRAELGNPKNILLGVDRLDYTKGIDIRLNALEELLIDGRVDPSETVMVQLATPSRERVESYIQMRGDIERQVGRINGEFARVGYPVVHYLHRPIPRDELIAFFVAADVMLVTPLRDGMNLVAKEYVACHSGLNGALVLSEFTGAAAELRQSYLCNPHDLDSVKDAIVSALEDNRDTKRRRMRSLRRQVLAHDVDRWARAFLDALAQDQVAGSALLTDEDVYPESDNPSR, from the coding sequence GTGGACCAGATGACCGAACAGCCGTCCGACGACTCCCAGCACGCCCCCGAACTACCCGAACCCGACCTACAGGAGTCCGGCGCACCGCTCGCCGTATCGATCGCTCCGGAGGGCGCCGGTTCGGGTTTTGTCGTTGTGGCCAACCGTCTGCCCGTCGATCTGGAGAAACTGCCCGACGGCAGCACCCGCTGGAAGCGCAGCCCCGGCGGTCTGGTGACCGCGCTGGAGCCGGTGTTGCGCAACAACAAGGGCGCATGGGTCGGCTGGGCGGGCGTGCCCGACGTCGAGGTCGAGCCGATCATCGAGGACGGCCTGGAGCTGCATCCGGTGCCGCTGTCGGCGCAGGAGGTGACCGACTACTACGAGGGCTTCTCCAACGGCACGCTGTGGCCGCTGTATCACGACGTGATCGTGCGGCCGACCTACGACCGCAGGTGGTGGGCCGCCTACGTCAACGTGAACCGCCGGTTCGCAGAGGAGACCGCCAAGGTGGCCGCCGAGGGCGCCACCGTGTGGGTGCAGGACTACCAGCTCCAGCTGGTGCCCAAGATGCTGCGCATGCTGCGGCCGGATCTGACCATCGGCTTCTTCCTGCACATCCCGTTCCCGCCGGTCGAGCTGTTCATGCAGATGCCGTGGCGGACCGAGATCATCGAAGGTCTGCTCGGCGCCGATCTGATCGGCTTCCACCTGCCGGGCGGCGCGCAGAACTTCTTGTATCTGGCGCGGCGACTGGCCGGGCAGCCCACCTCGCGCGGCACCGTCGGCGTGCGCTCGAAGCTCGGCGTGGTGCAGGTCGGTTTCCGCACCGTGCGGGTCGGCGCGTTCCCGATCTCGATCGCCTCGGCCGAGCTGGACGAGCACTCGCGGCGCCGGTCGATCCGGGAACGGGCGGCCAAGATCCGCGCCGAGCTCGGCAATCCGAAGAACATCCTGCTCGGCGTCGACCGCCTCGACTACACCAAGGGCATCGACATCCGGCTCAACGCGCTGGAGGAACTGCTGATCGACGGCCGCGTCGATCCCTCCGAGACCGTGATGGTGCAGCTGGCGACCCCGAGCCGCGAGCGCGTCGAAAGCTACATCCAGATGCGCGGCGACATCGAGCGCCAGGTGGGCCGGATCAACGGCGAGTTCGCCAGGGTCGGCTACCCGGTGGTGCACTACCTGCACCGACCCATCCCGCGCGACGAGCTGATCGCCTTCTTCGTGGCCGCCGACGTCATGCTGGTGACGCCGCTGCGCGACGGCATGAACCTGGTCGCGAAGGAGTACGTGGCCTGTCACAGCGGACTCAACGGCGCCCTGGTGCTCAGCGAGTTCACCGGCGCGGCCGCCGAACTTCGCCAGTCCTACCTGTGCAACCCGCACGACCTGGACAGCGTCAAGGACGCCATCGTCTCCGCGCTGGAAGACAACCGCGACACCAAACGCCGCCGCATGCGCTCCCTGCGCCGCCAGGTCCTCGCGCACGACGTGGACCGCTGGGCCCGCGCCTTCCTGGACGCCCTCGCCCAAGACCAGGTGGCGGGCAGCGCCCTGCTGACCGACGAGGACGTCTACCCGGAGTCCGACAACCCCAGCCGCTGA
- a CDS encoding alpha/beta fold hydrolase, which translates to MPLATVNGISLNYQVKGDRAKGADVKGGGPLVVMIMGTGSPGRVWELHQVPALVAAGYRVCTFDNRGIAPSFEAASGMTIDDLVADTAGLIELLDEGPALVVGTSMGARVAQELALARPDLVRKAVFMAGHGRLDQFQKTLSLGEHDLDASGVKLPPKYEAAVTAVMNLSPATMANTNSARDWLDLFEFTGGPVTPGIRAQRKMDHDFDRVQAYRAISVPCLGIGFADDRMIPPYLTREVADAIPGARYQEIPDAGHFGYLERPEAVNKILLDFFAA; encoded by the coding sequence ATGCCGCTGGCGACGGTGAACGGAATCTCCCTCAATTACCAGGTCAAGGGCGACCGGGCGAAGGGCGCCGACGTCAAGGGCGGCGGTCCGCTCGTCGTGATGATCATGGGCACCGGCAGCCCCGGCCGGGTATGGGAACTGCACCAGGTGCCCGCGCTGGTCGCCGCCGGGTACCGGGTCTGCACCTTCGACAATCGCGGCATCGCGCCGTCCTTCGAGGCGGCTTCCGGCATGACCATCGACGACCTGGTCGCCGACACCGCGGGCCTCATCGAACTGCTCGACGAGGGTCCCGCGCTGGTCGTCGGCACCTCGATGGGCGCGCGCGTCGCCCAGGAACTGGCGCTGGCCCGCCCCGACCTGGTGCGCAAGGCCGTCTTCATGGCCGGGCACGGGCGGCTCGACCAGTTCCAGAAGACGCTCTCGCTCGGCGAGCACGATCTCGACGCCAGCGGCGTCAAACTGCCGCCGAAGTACGAGGCCGCGGTGACCGCCGTGATGAACCTTTCGCCCGCCACGATGGCCAACACCAACTCCGCGCGCGACTGGCTCGACCTGTTCGAATTCACCGGTGGACCGGTCACCCCCGGCATCCGCGCGCAGCGCAAGATGGACCACGATTTCGACCGCGTGCAGGCCTACCGCGCGATCTCGGTGCCGTGCCTCGGCATCGGATTCGCCGACGACCGGATGATCCCGCCGTACCTGACGCGGGAGGTGGCCGACGCCATCCCCGGCGCCCGCTACCAGGAGATCCCCGACGCCGGGCACTTCGGCTACCTGGAGCGGCCGGAGGCGGTCAACAAGATCCTCCTGGATTTCTTCGCGGCCTGA
- a CDS encoding glycoside hydrolase domain-containing protein: MVTAVDYAARQIDPQAIRNAGHVAVLAYVSTSRPGSNFGAKPLTREYADRIRAAGLDIVSIWQYGKPGNPDAPSDYTLGFEGGARMGHEARERHFAAGGPGYCPIYFAVDEDIDEHTWNTKAVHFFRGVNNAIGQEWTGVYGHDEVCLWAIRDGVVGRSTTPGRYWAWQTKAWSEGDIAEGISLYQRIVDTPSTPGPKIDGTSVDVNDIYAADYGQWSVDRAPGPVAKPEYVELDRMGNSRSSRHGARVTNFLLHTQEGNGTAESLANYLNNTANGVSYHYTVRDGIVCDVVDTDYASWSVLDANPFTINLCFAGSRAGWSRAQWLEREHDVRIAAWLAVQDARKYDFEPVVIPPPYWRGEGISDHKYVTEELGIGTHTDVGYNFIWDRLETFVNEYAGGGPPPGQPNAIDDAAAAAPWLGRRLTQGEIPTPDGVGRRAEFENGQVYWHPNTGAHAIPTRLFAKFAELGWEAGPLGWPITDRTILTDAAGAQLGEVQGFQGGALYLRYGADRAPVWVHGAIRDRWNRSGFENGPLGWPLADEQAFDGGAYQRFEHGTIYWPGRRDTVALLGNDGPDMPLPDRD; the protein is encoded by the coding sequence ATGGTCACAGCAGTGGATTACGCAGCACGACAGATCGACCCGCAAGCCATCCGGAACGCCGGGCACGTCGCGGTGCTCGCCTACGTCTCGACCTCGCGCCCCGGCTCCAACTTCGGGGCCAAGCCGCTCACCCGCGAGTACGCCGACCGCATCCGCGCCGCGGGCCTAGACATCGTCTCGATCTGGCAGTACGGCAAGCCCGGCAATCCCGATGCCCCTTCCGACTACACCCTCGGTTTCGAGGGCGGCGCCCGGATGGGCCACGAGGCAAGGGAACGGCACTTCGCCGCGGGCGGGCCCGGCTACTGCCCGATCTACTTCGCCGTCGACGAGGACATCGACGAGCACACCTGGAACACCAAGGCGGTGCACTTCTTTCGCGGCGTGAACAACGCCATCGGCCAGGAGTGGACCGGCGTCTACGGCCACGACGAGGTGTGCCTGTGGGCGATTCGCGACGGCGTCGTCGGGCGGTCGACCACGCCGGGGCGGTATTGGGCCTGGCAGACCAAGGCGTGGTCGGAAGGCGATATCGCCGAGGGGATTTCGCTGTATCAGCGCATCGTCGACACCCCGTCGACACCCGGTCCCAAGATCGACGGCACATCCGTCGACGTGAACGACATATACGCCGCGGACTACGGGCAATGGTCGGTCGACCGCGCGCCGGGGCCGGTGGCCAAACCCGAGTACGTCGAACTCGATCGGATGGGCAACTCGCGCAGCAGCCGGCACGGCGCACGCGTCACGAACTTCCTGCTGCACACGCAGGAGGGCAACGGCACCGCGGAGTCGCTGGCGAACTACCTGAACAACACCGCGAACGGCGTCTCCTACCACTACACCGTGCGCGACGGCATCGTGTGCGACGTCGTCGACACCGACTACGCCAGCTGGAGCGTGCTCGACGCCAACCCGTTCACTATCAACCTGTGCTTCGCCGGATCTCGCGCGGGGTGGAGCAGGGCGCAGTGGCTGGAACGCGAGCACGATGTCCGGATCGCCGCGTGGCTCGCGGTCCAGGACGCGCGCAAATACGACTTCGAGCCGGTCGTCATCCCGCCGCCGTACTGGCGTGGCGAGGGCATCTCGGACCACAAGTACGTCACCGAGGAGCTGGGAATCGGCACGCACACCGACGTCGGCTACAACTTCATCTGGGACCGGCTGGAAACCTTCGTCAACGAGTACGCGGGCGGCGGGCCCCCGCCCGGCCAGCCCAACGCCATCGACGACGCGGCCGCCGCCGCGCCGTGGCTCGGCAGGCGGCTCACCCAGGGCGAGATCCCGACCCCGGACGGCGTCGGCCGCCGCGCCGAATTCGAGAACGGCCAGGTCTATTGGCACCCGAACACCGGCGCGCACGCCATTCCAACGCGCTTGTTCGCCAAGTTCGCCGAACTCGGCTGGGAAGCGGGCCCGCTCGGCTGGCCGATCACCGACCGGACCATCCTCACCGACGCGGCGGGCGCCCAACTCGGCGAAGTCCAGGGCTTCCAGGGCGGCGCGCTGTACCTCCGCTACGGAGCCGACCGCGCGCCGGTCTGGGTGCACGGCGCGATCCGCGACCGCTGGAATCGTTCCGGTTTCGAGAACGGCCCGCTCGGCTGGCCCCTCGCCGACGAGCAAGCCTTCGACGGCGGCGCGTACCAGCGCTTCGAGCACGGAACCATCTACTGGCCCGGCCGCCGCGACACCGTCGCCCTGCTCGGCAACGACGGCCCCGACATGCCCCTGCCCGACCGCGATTGA
- a CDS encoding TetR/AcrR family transcriptional regulator — protein MASRGRPLTFNPDTALQQALEVFWERGYEGTSLSDLTRAMGIASASIYSYFGSKESLFRQVMDRYGATAGAPPRNALDEHSAVREAIHAMLRATVDQITRSDAPHYCMLILAAPTGAIENEPIREFLADIRRSQFMAIRDRLQRGIDEGELTASGVDIDAVARFYATIVQGLSIQARDGATRAELEDVVTGAMTGWPALTRTP, from the coding sequence ATGGCCAGTCGCGGGCGGCCGCTTACGTTCAACCCCGACACCGCCTTGCAGCAGGCGCTCGAGGTTTTCTGGGAGCGCGGCTACGAGGGCACATCGCTCAGTGATCTGACTCGGGCGATGGGGATTGCGTCGGCGAGCATTTACTCCTACTTCGGCAGCAAGGAAAGCCTCTTCCGTCAGGTCATGGACCGCTACGGCGCGACCGCCGGGGCACCGCCACGCAACGCACTCGACGAGCACTCGGCCGTGCGAGAGGCGATCCACGCCATGCTGCGCGCGACGGTCGACCAGATCACGCGGTCCGACGCTCCGCACTACTGCATGCTCATCCTCGCCGCACCCACTGGCGCGATCGAGAACGAGCCCATCCGCGAGTTCCTGGCTGACATCCGGCGGTCGCAGTTCATGGCGATAAGGGATCGGCTGCAACGCGGGATCGACGAGGGCGAACTCACAGCGAGCGGGGTCGACATCGACGCGGTCGCACGCTTTTACGCCACAATCGTGCAGGGTCTGTCGATTCAAGCTCGCGATGGTGCGACGCGCGCCGAACTGGAAGACGTCGTCACAGGCGCGATGACCGGTTGGCCCGCGCTCACAAGAACCCCGTAG
- a CDS encoding PH domain-containing protein: MGLIDGLMGNAGRIDPGQAQQEYAKLLGNGEQIYSAYLLVRDALLFTNRRLILVDKQGLSGRKVSYHSIPYRSITHFAVETAGTFDLDAELVIWIAGTHEPLQKRFNRQVDIYEVQGILSHFVAV, from the coding sequence ATGGGTCTGATCGACGGACTGATGGGCAACGCCGGGCGCATAGATCCCGGCCAGGCACAGCAGGAGTACGCGAAGCTGCTCGGCAACGGCGAGCAGATCTACTCCGCCTACCTGCTGGTGCGCGACGCCCTCCTGTTCACCAACCGCCGCCTGATCTTGGTGGACAAGCAGGGCCTGTCCGGCAGGAAGGTGAGTTACCACAGCATCCCCTACCGCTCGATCACGCACTTCGCGGTGGAGACGGCGGGCACCTTCGATCTGGACGCCGAGCTCGTCATCTGGATCGCGGGCACGCACGAGCCGCTGCAGAAGCGGTTCAACCGGCAGGTCGACATCTACGAGGTGCAGGGCATCCTGTCGCACTTCGTGGCGGTGTAG
- a CDS encoding response regulator transcription factor: MSGAPAERSPEARVLVVDDEPMILELLSVSLRYQGFEVETAIDGAQALDRARSFRPQAMIVDVMMPGIDGFGLLPRLRADGIDVPVLFLTARDDVQDKVAGLTLGADDYITKPFSLEEVVARLRVVLRRAGHSAPAKESSRLRFEDIELDDDTHEVWKAGEPVALSPTEFTLLRYFMVNAGTVLSKPRILDHVWRYDFGGEVGVVETYVSYLRKKVDTGEQRLIHTLRGVGYVMRAPQRGRPQGQ; encoded by the coding sequence ATGAGTGGTGCGCCCGCGGAGCGGTCCCCCGAGGCCAGGGTGCTGGTGGTGGACGACGAGCCGATGATTCTCGAGCTGCTCTCGGTGAGCCTGCGCTACCAGGGCTTCGAGGTGGAGACGGCGATCGATGGCGCGCAGGCGCTGGACCGGGCGCGCAGTTTCCGTCCGCAGGCGATGATCGTCGACGTGATGATGCCCGGCATCGATGGCTTCGGCCTCCTGCCGAGGTTGCGCGCCGACGGCATCGACGTGCCCGTCCTGTTCTTGACCGCCCGCGACGACGTGCAGGACAAGGTGGCGGGCCTGACCCTCGGGGCCGACGACTACATCACCAAGCCGTTCAGCTTGGAGGAGGTGGTGGCCCGGCTGCGGGTGGTGTTGCGCCGCGCCGGGCACAGCGCGCCGGCGAAGGAGAGTTCGCGCCTTCGCTTCGAGGACATCGAGCTCGACGACGACACCCACGAGGTGTGGAAGGCGGGCGAGCCGGTCGCCTTGTCCCCCACCGAGTTCACCTTGCTGCGGTACTTCATGGTCAACGCCGGAACCGTGCTGAGCAAGCCGCGCATCCTGGATCACGTGTGGCGCTACGACTTCGGCGGCGAGGTCGGCGTGGTGGAGACCTACGTCTCGTATCTGCGCAAGAAAGTGGACACCGGCGAGCAGCGCCTGATCCACACGTTGCGCGGCGTCGGCTACGTGATGCGGGCGCCGCAGCGCGGTCGCCCGCAGGGGCAGTGA
- the purD gene encoding phosphoribosylamine--glycine ligase yields the protein MRVLVIGSGAREHALVLSLRRDPAVSALYAAPGNAGIAQHAQVRPVDPSSAEAVVALATELAADLVVIGPEVPLVLGVADAVRAAGIACFGPSAAAARIEGSKAFAKDVMAAAGVRTAHSEIVDNPAELDAALDRFGPTWVVKDDGLAAGKGVVVTADRLAARDHGAELLEQGHPVLLESFLDGPEVSLFCLVDGETVVPLLPAQDHKRVGDGDTGPNTGGMGAYTPLPWLPEETRTAIVEDVVKPVAAEMVRRGCPFSGLLYAGLAIGAAGPAVVEFNCRFGDPETQAVLALLESPLGELLNATATGTLADVPAPRWRDGSAITVVVAAENYPGRPRLGDVITGAGEGAPDDAAAVLHAGTTLREDGALVSSGGRVLNVVGVGADLAEARAKAYDRIASIKLPGSHYRTDIGLAAVENRIAVPTR from the coding sequence GTGCGCGTACTCGTCATCGGTTCCGGAGCCCGTGAACATGCCCTCGTCCTCAGCCTGCGCCGCGACCCCGCGGTGAGCGCGCTCTACGCCGCGCCGGGCAACGCGGGCATCGCGCAGCACGCGCAGGTGCGTCCGGTGGACCCGTCCTCGGCCGAGGCGGTCGTCGCGCTGGCCACCGAGCTGGCCGCCGACCTCGTGGTGATCGGGCCCGAGGTGCCGCTGGTGCTCGGCGTCGCCGACGCGGTGCGCGCGGCGGGCATCGCCTGCTTCGGCCCGTCGGCCGCGGCCGCCAGGATCGAGGGCTCGAAGGCCTTCGCCAAGGACGTGATGGCGGCGGCCGGCGTGCGGACCGCGCACAGCGAGATCGTCGACAACCCCGCCGAGCTGGACGCGGCGCTGGATCGTTTCGGCCCCACCTGGGTGGTCAAGGACGACGGTCTCGCCGCGGGCAAGGGCGTCGTGGTGACCGCCGACCGGCTCGCGGCCCGCGATCACGGCGCCGAACTGCTCGAACAGGGCCACCCGGTGCTGCTGGAGTCGTTCCTCGACGGCCCGGAGGTCTCGCTGTTCTGCCTGGTCGACGGCGAGACCGTGGTGCCGCTGCTGCCCGCGCAGGATCACAAGCGCGTCGGCGACGGCGACACCGGCCCGAACACCGGCGGCATGGGCGCGTACACGCCGCTGCCCTGGCTGCCCGAGGAGACCCGCACCGCCATCGTCGAGGACGTGGTGAAGCCGGTCGCCGCCGAGATGGTGCGCCGCGGCTGCCCGTTCTCCGGTCTGCTCTACGCCGGTCTCGCGATCGGCGCGGCCGGGCCCGCGGTGGTCGAATTCAATTGCCGCTTCGGTGATCCCGAGACCCAGGCGGTGCTCGCCCTGCTGGAGAGCCCGCTCGGCGAGCTGCTGAACGCGACCGCGACCGGCACCCTCGCCGACGTCCCCGCGCCGCGCTGGCGGGACGGTTCGGCGATCACCGTGGTGGTCGCCGCCGAGAACTACCCGGGCCGTCCGCGCCTGGGCGACGTGATCACCGGTGCGGGCGAAGGCGCGCCCGACGACGCCGCCGCCGTGCTGCACGCCGGGACCACGCTGCGTGAGGACGGCGCGCTGGTCTCCTCGGGTGGACGCGTGCTGAACGTCGTCGGCGTCGGCGCCGATCTGGCCGAGGCCCGCGCCAAGGCCTACGACCGCATCGCCTCGATCAAGCTGCCGGGCAGCCACTACCGCACCGACATCGGCCTCGCCGCCGTCGAAAACCGCATCGCTGTCCCGACTCGGTAA
- a CDS encoding sensor histidine kinase, translated as MRRFRDALAQRLGAIPLRVTLVLALVALAGLGLVASGMAVTSSLERSLLNRTDQQLRDAAMTRVRMTRPPLSPPSDQRSAPSPFYIFTENHNGTGSFVLQPFDVEAAPALPDTPSPQPVTVGSAGDADVQWRVMTVQSHETTTTIALPLTQNQETVRRLMMLQLVIGAAVLAALALAAYFVIRRSLRPLRRVENIAAAIARGDLHRRVPVRGTNTEVDRLSRSLNGMLAQIQSAFAATEASEAAAKRSEAKMRRFVADASHELRTPLTTIRGFAELYRQGANTDPAMFMDRIEREAQRMGLLVEDLLMLARLDAQRPLESGTVDLLAVASDAVHNARALAAAADPDGPRRPIALEVNSGSGTLEVRGDEARLRQVLANLLNNALTHTPPDASVTVRLTPADGEVLLEVADTGPGLPQEEADRVFERFYRTDTSRARASGGTGLGLSIVQALVVAHGGTVRVTSVPGEGATFTVRLPREDEARDS; from the coding sequence ATGCGCCGGTTCCGGGATGCGCTCGCGCAGCGACTCGGCGCGATCCCGCTGCGCGTGACGCTGGTACTCGCACTCGTCGCGCTGGCGGGGCTCGGCCTGGTGGCTTCCGGGATGGCGGTCACGTCGTCGCTGGAAAGGTCACTGCTGAACCGAACCGACCAGCAGTTGCGCGATGCCGCGATGACCCGCGTCCGGATGACCCGCCCGCCGCTGAGTCCGCCGTCGGATCAGCGCAGCGCGCCGAGCCCGTTCTACATCTTCACCGAGAACCACAACGGCACGGGCTCTTTCGTGTTGCAGCCCTTCGACGTCGAGGCCGCGCCCGCACTGCCGGATACCCCGTCTCCACAACCGGTGACGGTGGGCTCGGCGGGCGACGCCGACGTCCAGTGGCGGGTGATGACCGTGCAGAGCCACGAAACGACCACCACCATCGCGCTGCCGCTCACCCAGAACCAGGAGACCGTGCGGCGACTGATGATGCTGCAACTGGTGATCGGCGCCGCCGTGCTCGCCGCGCTGGCACTGGCCGCGTATTTCGTGATCCGCCGCAGCCTGCGCCCGCTGCGCCGGGTGGAGAACATCGCCGCGGCCATCGCCAGGGGCGACCTGCACCGCCGAGTTCCCGTGCGCGGCACCAACACCGAGGTGGACCGGCTGTCTCGCTCGTTGAACGGCATGCTGGCGCAGATCCAGTCGGCGTTCGCCGCGACCGAGGCATCGGAGGCGGCTGCCAAACGTTCCGAGGCGAAGATGCGCCGCTTCGTCGCCGACGCGAGCCACGAACTGCGCACCCCGCTCACCACCATTCGCGGTTTCGCCGAGCTTTACCGGCAGGGCGCGAACACCGATCCCGCGATGTTCATGGACCGGATCGAACGCGAGGCGCAGCGGATGGGTCTGCTTGTCGAAGACCTGCTGATGCTGGCCAGGCTGGACGCGCAGCGCCCGCTGGAGAGCGGCACGGTGGATCTGCTCGCGGTCGCCAGCGACGCGGTGCACAACGCGCGCGCGCTCGCCGCGGCCGCCGACCCGGACGGACCCCGGCGTCCGATCGCGCTCGAAGTGAACTCCGGCTCAGGCACTTTGGAGGTCCGGGGCGACGAGGCCAGATTGCGCCAGGTGCTGGCGAACCTGCTGAACAACGCCCTCACCCACACCCCGCCGGACGCCTCGGTGACGGTTCGCCTCACCCCTGCCGACGGCGAAGTGCTGCTCGAGGTGGCCGACACCGGCCCGGGCCTGCCGCAGGAGGAGGCCGACCGCGTCTTCGAACGCTTCTACCGCACCGACACCTCACGGGCCCGCGCCAGCGGCGGCACCGGCCTCGGTCTCTCCATCGTGCAGGCGCTGGTCGTCGCGCACGGCGGCACGGTCCGGGTCACGAGTGTTCCCGGCGAAGGCGCCACCTTCACGGTGCGGTTGCCGCGCGAGGACGAGGCCCGCGACAGCTAG